A genomic segment from Flavobacterium sp. 9R encodes:
- a CDS encoding curli production assembly/transport protein CsgE has product MLNETKTRIGQDFYDRYYYKYNEIGINAKKIVVIGEEFTFARNTKIIISIDNSIVYEFIARPDDEYLESVAQESVEGTYYFFKELEKQSKYFIQY; this is encoded by the coding sequence GTGCTCAACGAAACTAAAACACGAATTGGACAAGATTTTTATGATCGATATTATTACAAGTATAATGAGATTGGAATAAATGCTAAAAAAATTGTAGTTATAGGTGAAGAATTCACTTTTGCAAGAAATACAAAAATTATAATAAGTATTGACAATTCAATAGTTTATGAATTTATTGCTCGTCCAGATGACGAGTATTTAGAATCAGTTGCTCAAGAATCAGTAGAGGGAACTTATTATTTTTTTAAAGAGCTAGAAAAACAAAGCAAATATTTCATTCAATATTAA
- a CDS encoding alpha/beta hydrolase family protein codes for MKKLKSIIYMCLFFCSTFLFAAKVDTLQVASVAMNKTYKAAIVLPNSYAKSKTAYPVLYLLHGAYGHFNDWLSKTPNKEVVKNLADQYDIIIVMPEGETFSFYIDSPVNSGSQFETFITKEVIGTVDKTYRTIADKRARAITGLSMGGHGALYLSAKHPDLFCAAGSMSGAVDMSTMLNRESSQQVIQLMQPVFGEQSGSQEMYVKHAVLRMVDAIKENKLPLIIDCGVDDFLIESNRELHRRLVYNKVAHDYTERPGAHTWEYWENALPYHVFFFSKILSRK; via the coding sequence ATGAAAAAGTTGAAATCGATTATCTATATGTGTTTGTTTTTTTGCAGCACATTCCTTTTTGCAGCCAAAGTAGATACCCTTCAAGTAGCAAGCGTAGCGATGAATAAAACTTATAAAGCTGCAATTGTACTTCCTAATTCCTATGCAAAAAGCAAAACAGCTTATCCTGTATTGTATTTGCTTCATGGTGCTTATGGGCATTTCAATGATTGGTTGAGTAAAACACCAAATAAAGAAGTAGTTAAAAATCTAGCGGACCAATACGATATAATTATTGTAATGCCAGAAGGCGAAACTTTTAGTTTTTATATTGATAGCCCAGTTAATTCAGGTAGTCAATTTGAAACTTTTATTACTAAGGAGGTAATTGGTACAGTTGATAAAACGTATAGAACCATTGCTGATAAGCGAGCTCGTGCAATAACAGGCTTGTCGATGGGTGGTCATGGAGCTCTTTATTTATCAGCCAAACATCCAGATTTATTCTGCGCAGCAGGGAGCATGAGTGGTGCAGTGGACATGAGCACAATGCTTAACCGAGAATCTTCGCAGCAAGTCATTCAATTAATGCAGCCAGTTTTTGGCGAGCAAAGTGGGAGTCAAGAAATGTATGTAAAGCATGCTGTATTGAGAATGGTTGATGCTATCAAAGAAAATAAACTACCTTTAATTATTGATTGTGGTGTTGATGATTTTTTGATTGAATCCAATAGAGAATTGCATCGTAGATTGGTGTACAATAAAGTAGCACATGATTATACAGAAAGGCCAGGTGCACACACTTGGGAATATTGGGAAAATGCATTACCATATCACGTATTCTTTTTTAGTAAAATACTATCAAGAAAATAG
- a CDS encoding FimB/Mfa2 family fimbrial subunit, with product MKMMNKLSLVALFALVSLNTYAVDGDFLLNVKKGKGNEISFAMNGVQKATIAIFDSENNLIYTENATGQNGIVKYYNLEELPIGTYSLIVKTDLKEVTHEIKVASSNVTLSKRAYLEVYKTSFADKNIASN from the coding sequence ATGAAAATGATGAATAAATTAAGTTTAGTAGCACTTTTTGCATTGGTATCTTTAAACACATATGCAGTAGACGGAGATTTTTTACTTAACGTAAAAAAAGGAAAAGGAAACGAAATTAGCTTTGCAATGAATGGAGTTCAAAAAGCTACAATCGCAATATTTGATTCAGAAAATAACTTAATTTATACTGAAAACGCAACTGGTCAAAATGGAATTGTAAAATATTACAATTTAGAAGAATTGCCTATTGGAACTTATTCTTTGATTGTTAAAACTGACCTAAAGGAAGTAACACATGAAATCAAAGTTGCTTCTTCAAATGTTACTTTAAGCAAAAGAGCTTATTTAGAAGTTTACAAAACTTCATTTGCTGACAAAAATATTGCTTCAAATTAA
- a CDS encoding curli production assembly/transport component CsgF: MKAILTLLFIGIVCPSFFAQSLVYKPRNPAFGGDTFNYQWLMSSAENQNKFKDKSQERLEKTELERFTESLNSQLLNQITRSLFTQQFGNSGLTEGSYTFGSLSVDIFPSEGGLSVTILDTNTGEQTTVIIPKK; this comes from the coding sequence ATGAAAGCAATCTTAACCCTTCTTTTTATTGGCATAGTTTGTCCTTCTTTTTTTGCACAAAGTTTGGTTTACAAACCTAGAAACCCTGCATTTGGTGGGGATACCTTTAACTACCAATGGTTGATGAGTTCCGCTGAAAACCAAAATAAATTCAAAGATAAATCTCAAGAAAGATTAGAAAAAACAGAACTTGAAAGGTTTACGGAGAGTTTGAATTCACAATTATTAAATCAAATTACTAGATCTCTTTTTACCCAACAATTTGGAAATTCAGGGCTTACAGAAGGTTCTTATACTTTTGGAAGTTTATCTGTAGATATTTTTCCTTCAGAAGGGGGGCTTAGTGTAACTATTTTGGATACCAATACAGGAGAACAAACTACTGTAATAATACCTAAGAAATAG
- a CDS encoding CsgG/HfaB family protein, with protein sequence MRSQKYLLMTLVILLTSCGAYFNQPTGVQKAVIGENTPATSLLKNLPKPQEPVVVGIYKFRDQTGQYKEAETGSTFSTAVTQGATSILIKALEDSKWFVPIERENIGNLLQERNLIRSTRQEYSKSSNPNEVQITPLLYAGVLLEGGIISYDSNILTGGFGARYFGAGGSVKYRQDRVSIYLRMISTANGKILKSVYVSKTILSQAIDQSLFRYVNFKRLLEVETGFTTNEPVHMAVTEAIEKAVHSLVLEGLKAGIWKSSAPKKVVDDYIASYSDEKEEAEVALLHGRDRLEKRGRFGVEATGGVTFMDGDYTNPIAKPMGRGAAKFYFTPNFCFSASANVFKLGNKNKLDVGYATLDANLEFLVLPYDALSPYVFIGTGTGFNSKYENFHAKIQYGGGLEYLVTNNFGVKIYGEYNMAFTDNIDYISNGVRDDYYWRFGLGMTYYFPKKIKAKKR encoded by the coding sequence ATGAGAAGCCAAAAGTATTTACTTATGACTTTGGTCATTCTATTGACTAGTTGTGGGGCTTATTTTAATCAGCCTACAGGAGTTCAAAAAGCCGTTATAGGAGAAAACACACCAGCTACTTCATTATTGAAAAATCTTCCTAAACCTCAAGAACCCGTAGTTGTTGGTATTTACAAATTTAGAGATCAAACCGGACAATATAAGGAAGCCGAAACAGGAAGTACTTTTAGTACCGCTGTTACTCAAGGGGCTACTTCAATACTAATTAAGGCATTAGAGGATTCTAAATGGTTTGTTCCAATTGAAAGAGAAAATATTGGAAATTTATTGCAAGAACGAAATCTTATTCGGTCAACACGTCAAGAATATTCTAAAAGTTCTAATCCAAATGAAGTTCAAATTACGCCTTTATTGTATGCTGGCGTTTTATTAGAGGGCGGAATAATTTCTTATGATTCTAATATCTTAACTGGAGGTTTTGGAGCACGTTACTTTGGAGCAGGAGGTTCTGTAAAATACAGACAAGACCGGGTGAGCATCTATTTGAGGATGATTTCTACGGCTAATGGTAAAATTCTGAAGTCAGTTTACGTTTCAAAAACTATACTCTCCCAAGCCATAGATCAAAGCTTGTTTCGCTATGTTAATTTTAAACGATTATTGGAGGTTGAAACAGGGTTTACAACTAACGAGCCAGTTCATATGGCCGTTACAGAGGCTATTGAAAAAGCTGTTCACTCCTTAGTATTAGAAGGTTTAAAAGCAGGAATTTGGAAATCATCAGCGCCTAAAAAAGTGGTGGATGATTATATTGCAAGTTATTCTGATGAGAAGGAAGAAGCGGAAGTTGCTTTACTACACGGCAGAGATCGATTGGAAAAAAGAGGGCGTTTTGGTGTCGAGGCAACGGGAGGTGTAACTTTTATGGATGGCGATTATACCAATCCAATTGCTAAACCGATGGGAAGAGGAGCTGCTAAATTTTATTTCACCCCTAATTTTTGTTTTAGTGCCTCAGCAAATGTTTTTAAGTTGGGAAATAAAAACAAACTAGATGTCGGATATGCAACTTTAGACGCTAATTTAGAATTTTTGGTTCTTCCTTATGATGCCTTAAGTCCCTATGTGTTTATTGGTACAGGTACTGGTTTTAATTCAAAATATGAAAATTTCCATGCTAAAATCCAATATGGTGGGGGTTTAGAATATTTAGTGACTAATAATTTTGGTGTAAAAATATATGGAGAATACAATATGGCTTTTACAGATAACATTGATTACATCAGTAATGGAGTGAGAGATGATTATTATTGGAGGTTTGGCTTAGGAATGACCTATTATTTTCCTAAAAAAATAAAAGCAAAAAAACGTTAG
- a CDS encoding TerC family protein, with amino-acid sequence MLIWTLFLVFIMGILALDLGVFNKTPHIINTKEASKWTLIWFTISMLFSGVIYWLYSNDYVANTTGLKPAVASMKFITGYLIELSLSVDNIFVIAIIFSAFKIPQKYQHRVLFWGILGAIVFRGLMIFFGVLIINKFAWTTYLFGAFLLFTAIKMFFAGEDDEFEPKESFIYKTLGKIIPLTSHTDKEHFFIKINEKNHATPLFVALIVIEVMDVLFAVDSVPAILAITSDPFLVFSSNIFAILGLRSMYFFLANMLAKFSYLEYSLIAILSFVGLKMLLHDYIEVPEWASLGFIALSLLTGVLVSLKLNKDENIIE; translated from the coding sequence ATGTTGATTTGGACGCTCTTTTTGGTTTTTATTATGGGAATCTTAGCATTAGACTTAGGTGTTTTCAACAAAACTCCTCATATAATCAACACTAAAGAAGCCAGCAAATGGACATTGATTTGGTTTACAATTTCAATGCTGTTCTCTGGGGTTATCTATTGGCTGTATAGTAATGACTATGTTGCCAACACTACAGGATTAAAACCTGCTGTGGCTTCAATGAAATTTATTACTGGTTACTTAATAGAATTATCCCTAAGTGTGGATAACATTTTTGTTATTGCAATAATTTTTTCAGCTTTCAAAATCCCACAAAAATACCAACATCGTGTCCTTTTTTGGGGAATTTTAGGTGCAATAGTTTTTAGAGGACTAATGATTTTCTTTGGTGTATTAATCATCAATAAATTTGCTTGGACAACGTATTTATTTGGAGCGTTCTTGCTTTTTACAGCTATAAAGATGTTTTTTGCAGGCGAAGATGACGAATTTGAACCTAAAGAATCTTTTATATACAAAACTCTTGGTAAAATCATACCATTAACTTCGCACACTGATAAAGAGCATTTTTTTATTAAAATAAATGAAAAGAATCATGCAACTCCACTTTTTGTAGCATTAATTGTAATTGAAGTAATGGATGTTTTATTTGCTGTTGATAGCGTTCCGGCTATTTTAGCAATAACCTCAGATCCTTTTTTAGTATTTAGCTCTAATATTTTTGCCATACTAGGTCTACGCTCGATGTATTTCTTCTTGGCAAATATGCTTGCTAAATTTAGCTATTTAGAATACAGTTTAATTGCTATTCTGAGCTTTGTAGGCTTAAAAATGCTGCTTCATGATTATATAGAAGTTCCTGAATGGGCTTCACTTGGTTTTATTGCATTATCACTACTTACTGGAGTATTAGTTTCATTAAAACTCAACAAAGACGAAAATATTATTGAGTAA
- a CDS encoding secretion protein, translating to MKTISKLSLATLFALACSTTYAIDGDFLLNVKKRKGIEISFALNGQQKAKVTIYDTSNKVLFSENAVGEKGISKTYNLDEFPEGNYYLIVTNDFKSVKHTIKVNGGSAVLSKKPVLEVYLKDEDDKKLLDIK from the coding sequence ATGAAAACAATCTCAAAATTAAGTTTAGCGACATTATTCGCATTGGCTTGTAGTACTACCTATGCTATTGATGGTGATTTTTTACTTAACGTAAAAAAAAGAAAAGGAATAGAAATTAGTTTTGCTCTTAATGGTCAACAAAAAGCTAAAGTAACTATTTACGATACTTCTAATAAAGTTTTATTTTCTGAAAATGCTGTTGGTGAGAAAGGCATATCCAAAACCTACAATCTGGATGAATTCCCAGAAGGAAATTATTACTTAATAGTGACTAATGATTTCAAATCGGTTAAACACACAATCAAAGTAAATGGAGGCTCTGCTGTTTTAAGTAAAAAACCCGTATTAGAAGTTTATTTGAAAGATGAAGATGATAAAAAACTACTTGACATAAAATAA
- a CDS encoding secretion protein, with product MKTISKLSLVLVFALASLNTYAVDGDFLLNVKKGKGNEISFALNGQQKVTVSIYDKDNTLLFTEYASGKKGISKTYSLEEFPEGKYILVVENNLKTVKHEITISKNETVLNRKAIVEVYKNSAKKYLAIANN from the coding sequence ATGAAAACAATCTCAAAATTAAGTTTGGTACTAGTATTTGCTTTAGCCAGTCTAAACACTTACGCAGTTGATGGCGATTTTTTACTTAATGTAAAAAAAGGAAAAGGAAACGAAATTAGCTTTGCTCTCAATGGACAACAAAAAGTTACAGTTTCTATTTATGATAAAGACAATACCCTTCTATTCACAGAATATGCTTCAGGTAAAAAAGGAATTTCTAAAACCTATAGTTTAGAGGAATTCCCAGAAGGCAAGTATATCTTGGTGGTAGAAAACAATTTAAAAACCGTAAAACATGAAATCACTATTTCAAAAAACGAAACGGTTTTGAACAGAAAAGCAATAGTGGAGGTATATAAAAATAGTGCAAAAAAATACCTTGCTATTGCGAATAACTAA
- a CDS encoding AraC family transcriptional regulator: MKKVEAALEIISPSYGSSFTIAKYNESSNIKSHLWHYHPEIELVYVHGGSGKRQIGSHLSYFTDGDLILIGSNLPHCGFTNSQTGNKSETVIQMKPDFVGNDFFNIPEMAAVKNLLQQAKAGIAFLGESKARIGAKIEMMHQLDPFDRLIALWSVLKEMSESNESIILNAVGFSLELQVQDNDRINVVFNYVKDHFQEPIALEEVADLVSMTIPSFCRYFKKITNKTFTTFVNEYRIVHASKLLAEKPMSINEVCFESGFNNFSHFNKSFKAYTGKSASQYRNELKTIIK; the protein is encoded by the coding sequence ATGAAAAAAGTAGAAGCTGCTCTAGAAATTATTTCTCCGTCTTACGGAAGTTCATTTACAATTGCTAAGTATAATGAAAGTAGCAACATCAAATCCCATTTGTGGCATTACCACCCCGAGATTGAGTTGGTCTATGTTCATGGAGGTTCTGGAAAACGGCAGATAGGAAGTCATTTATCTTATTTTACAGATGGTGACCTTATATTAATAGGTAGCAATTTGCCACATTGTGGATTTACGAATTCCCAAACAGGTAATAAATCTGAAACGGTTATTCAAATGAAGCCTGATTTTGTTGGAAATGACTTTTTTAATATACCTGAAATGGCTGCAGTCAAGAATTTATTACAGCAAGCTAAAGCTGGTATTGCATTTTTGGGAGAGAGTAAAGCTAGAATTGGAGCAAAAATCGAAATGATGCATCAATTGGATCCTTTTGATCGATTGATTGCGCTTTGGAGTGTACTCAAAGAGATGAGTGAATCTAATGAAAGTATTATTTTGAATGCGGTTGGTTTTTCTTTGGAATTGCAGGTACAAGATAACGACAGGATTAATGTTGTCTTTAATTACGTAAAAGACCATTTTCAAGAGCCTATAGCTTTAGAAGAAGTTGCTGATTTAGTAAGTATGACAATTCCTTCTTTTTGTAGGTACTTTAAAAAAATCACCAATAAAACTTTTACCACTTTTGTGAACGAATACCGAATTGTACATGCATCTAAACTTCTGGCTGAAAAACCAATGAGTATAAATGAAGTGTGTTTTGAGAGTGGTTTTAATAATTTTAGTCATTTTAACAAATCCTTTAAGGCCTATACAGGCAAAAGCGCTTCTCAATACCGTAACGAATTAAAAACCATTATAAAATAG
- a CDS encoding glutamine synthetase III: MSTIRFQALSEASNRKPVKFEESDRKSSLFGSNVFNDKAMKQYLTSDAYKAVKGAILHGTKIDRKIADYIAMGMKEWALAKGVTHYTHWFQPLTGTTAEKHDAFFETSYDGSDPVEKFGGAQLVQQEPDASSFPNGGIRNTFEARGYTAWDPTSPAFIYGTTLCIPTIFISYTGEALDNKIPLLRALSAMDEAATEVCKYFDKNVKKVTATLGWEQEYFLIDKSLANSRPDLMMTGRTLLGHTSAKGQQLDDHYFGSIPSRALTFMRDLEQECMLLGIPVKTRHNEVAPNQFELAPIFEETNLAVDHNCLLMDVMGKVAERHDFKVLLHEKPFKGVNGSGKHNNWSLATDTGVNLLSPSKTPMSNLQFLTFFVNTIKAVNDYEELLRASIATASNDHRLGANEAPPAIISVFIGEQLTKVLAELEGVTAGKLSPEEKTDLKLNVVGKIPDVLLDNTDRNRTSPFAFTGNKFEFRAVGSSANCSNAMTTLNAIVAKQLRDFKIEVDALIEEKDMKKDDAIFNVIREYIKQSKKILFEGDGYSEAWANEAAKRGLSNFKTTPEALKARASRKALDLFSELGIMNHVEVEARYEIELEEYTKKIQIEGRVLGDISKNHVIPTAIRYQNTLIENVKGLKDIFGSDYENVAKEQIILIKEISGHIEGINSKVALMTNERKVANNLTNAQEMAEAYCNKVKPYFEEIRNHCDKLELLVDNELWTLTKYRELLFTK; encoded by the coding sequence ATGTCTACAATACGTTTTCAAGCTTTAAGCGAAGCATCGAATAGAAAGCCGGTAAAATTTGAGGAATCAGATAGAAAATCATCTCTTTTTGGTTCGAATGTTTTTAATGATAAAGCAATGAAGCAATATTTGACTTCGGATGCTTACAAAGCAGTAAAAGGTGCCATTTTGCATGGAACAAAAATTGACAGAAAAATTGCAGATTACATAGCAATGGGAATGAAAGAGTGGGCTTTAGCCAAAGGTGTTACTCATTATACGCATTGGTTTCAACCATTAACGGGTACTACAGCTGAGAAGCATGATGCTTTTTTTGAAACTTCTTATGATGGAAGTGATCCAGTAGAAAAATTTGGTGGAGCACAATTGGTTCAGCAAGAGCCGGATGCTTCTAGTTTTCCAAATGGAGGGATTAGAAACACTTTTGAAGCTAGAGGTTATACTGCTTGGGATCCAACTTCACCAGCATTTATTTATGGTACAACTTTGTGTATACCTACTATTTTTATTTCGTATACTGGTGAAGCGTTAGATAATAAAATTCCATTATTGCGAGCTTTATCAGCTATGGATGAAGCCGCTACTGAAGTTTGTAAGTATTTTGATAAAAACGTAAAGAAAGTAACTGCAACTTTAGGATGGGAACAAGAGTATTTCTTAATCGATAAATCTTTGGCAAATTCTCGTCCCGACTTGATGATGACTGGTAGAACTTTATTAGGGCATACTTCGGCAAAAGGACAACAGTTAGATGATCATTATTTTGGTTCTATTCCATCACGTGCCTTAACTTTTATGAGAGATCTTGAGCAAGAGTGTATGCTACTTGGGATTCCTGTTAAAACACGTCATAATGAAGTTGCACCAAACCAATTTGAGTTAGCACCAATTTTTGAAGAAACGAACTTAGCAGTAGACCACAACTGTTTATTGATGGATGTAATGGGTAAAGTGGCTGAACGACATGATTTCAAAGTGTTATTGCACGAAAAGCCATTCAAAGGGGTTAATGGTTCTGGTAAACACAATAACTGGTCATTGGCTACTGATACTGGAGTAAACTTGTTAAGCCCAAGTAAAACACCAATGAGCAACTTACAATTTTTGACTTTCTTTGTTAATACTATCAAAGCGGTTAATGATTATGAAGAATTATTAAGAGCTTCTATCGCTACGGCTAGTAATGATCATAGATTAGGAGCCAATGAAGCACCGCCTGCAATTATTTCTGTTTTTATTGGTGAACAATTGACAAAAGTATTAGCTGAATTGGAAGGTGTAACGGCTGGAAAATTATCTCCTGAAGAAAAAACAGACTTAAAATTGAACGTAGTTGGTAAAATTCCAGACGTACTTTTAGACAATACCGATAGAAATAGAACTTCTCCATTTGCTTTTACAGGAAATAAATTTGAGTTTAGAGCCGTAGGTTCTTCTGCAAACTGTTCTAACGCAATGACTACTTTGAATGCTATTGTTGCAAAACAATTAAGAGATTTTAAAATAGAAGTTGATGCTCTAATTGAAGAGAAGGATATGAAAAAAGATGATGCCATTTTCAATGTAATAAGAGAGTACATCAAACAATCTAAAAAGATTCTTTTTGAAGGTGATGGCTACAGTGAAGCATGGGCTAACGAAGCAGCTAAGAGAGGATTGAGTAATTTCAAAACGACACCAGAAGCATTAAAAGCGAGAGCTTCTAGAAAAGCTTTAGATTTATTTTCTGAGCTAGGTATTATGAATCACGTTGAAGTTGAAGCTCGTTATGAAATTGAATTAGAAGAGTACACTAAAAAAATTCAAATTGAAGGACGTGTTTTAGGTGATATTTCTAAGAATCATGTAATTCCGACAGCAATTCGTTACCAAAATACTTTAATTGAGAATGTAAAAGGATTAAAAGATATTTTTGGATCGGATTACGAAAACGTTGCAAAAGAACAAATCATTCTAATAAAAGAAATTTCAGGTCATATTGAAGGTATCAATTCAAAAGTCGCTTTAATGACAAACGAAAGAAAAGTTGCCAACAACTTGACTAATGCTCAAGAAATGGCTGAAGCATACTGTAACAAAGTAAAACCTTATTTTGAAGAAATTCGTAACCATTGTGACAAGCTAGAATTGTTAGTTGACAATGAATTATGGACTTTAACCAAATACAGAGAGTTATTGTTTACTAAGTAA
- a CDS encoding glutamine synthetase beta-grasp domain-containing protein, with amino-acid sequence MAKIKLEYIWLDGYEPTQNLRSKTKVEEHENFQGTLEELGNWSFDGSSTKQAEGGSSDCLLVPVAIYPDPTRINGWLVMTEVMNADGTPHASNGRATIDDDGDFWFGFEQEYFIMDTKTLLPLGFPVGGYPAPQGMYYCSVGGKNTHGRKLVEEHADLCIAAGINFEGINQEVACGQWEFQLFAKGAKKAGDEIWVARYLLDRLTEKYGYYIEYHPKPLGDTDWNGSGMHANFSNEVLRTCGSQEVYEKICEAFRPVTAEHIAVYGAFNDQRLTGKHETASIHDFSYGVSDRGCSIRIPLMTVQKGWKGWLEDRRPASNGDPYKIAARIIKTVKSAL; translated from the coding sequence ATGGCTAAAATTAAATTAGAGTACATCTGGTTAGACGGATACGAACCAACACAAAATTTAAGAAGTAAAACAAAAGTTGAAGAGCATGAAAATTTCCAAGGAACTTTAGAAGAACTAGGTAACTGGTCTTTTGATGGATCCTCTACAAAACAAGCTGAAGGCGGATCATCTGATTGTCTTTTAGTGCCTGTTGCCATTTATCCTGACCCAACTCGTATTAACGGTTGGTTAGTAATGACAGAAGTTATGAACGCTGATGGTACTCCTCACGCATCTAATGGTAGAGCTACTATTGATGATGATGGAGATTTCTGGTTTGGTTTCGAACAAGAATACTTTATCATGGACACTAAAACATTATTACCATTGGGCTTCCCTGTAGGAGGATACCCTGCCCCACAAGGTATGTACTATTGTTCAGTTGGTGGAAAAAACACTCACGGAAGAAAATTAGTTGAAGAGCATGCTGATTTATGTATTGCTGCAGGAATTAACTTTGAAGGAATTAACCAAGAAGTTGCTTGTGGACAATGGGAATTCCAATTATTCGCAAAAGGAGCAAAAAAAGCAGGAGACGAAATTTGGGTAGCACGTTACCTTTTAGATCGTTTAACTGAGAAATACGGTTACTACATCGAGTACCACCCAAAACCTCTAGGAGACACAGACTGGAATGGTTCAGGAATGCATGCTAACTTCTCTAACGAAGTTTTAAGAACATGTGGCTCTCAAGAAGTATATGAAAAAATATGTGAAGCTTTCCGTCCAGTAACTGCTGAACACATTGCAGTTTATGGAGCATTTAACGATCAACGTTTGACTGGTAAACACGAAACTGCATCTATTCATGATTTCTCTTACGGAGTATCAGATAGAGGTTGTTCAATCCGTATTCCTTTAATGACTGTACAAAAAGGTTGGAAAGGTTGGTTAGAAGACAGAAGACCAGCATCTAACGGTGATCCATACAAAATTGCTGCAAGAATTATCAAAACAGTTAAATCTGCTTTGTAA